One genomic window of Mucilaginibacter sp. SJ includes the following:
- a CDS encoding YdeI/OmpD-associated family protein, with product MFHQGKAIKNTMQQGLGLSFNFNLLLTLALSIIKLFTMNALAKKLLIKPNSRWLLQNAPAGYQDNLLPLPDNAMLTFSTEGQFNGIQLFVTNSDELKSELKVITPLLKADTVFWIIYPKKSSGIQTDLEMMSSWDAPAQYGLRPVASAAVNEVWTALRFRPVEAVKVSEGRNEAVRNNEYSDYIDVDNRIITLPDYVKETLEQYPGVIDYFQSLAYSHKKEYVLWILTAKQEKTRRDRLTKMVEMLQNKKKNPSDK from the coding sequence ATGTTCCATCAAGGCAAAGCTATTAAAAATACCATGCAGCAGGGTTTGGGCTTGTCATTCAATTTTAATTTATTGCTTACATTAGCTTTATCCATTATCAAACTGTTTACAATGAATGCCCTTGCTAAAAAACTGCTGATCAAACCAAATTCACGCTGGCTATTGCAAAATGCCCCTGCCGGTTACCAGGATAACCTGTTACCCTTGCCGGATAATGCCATGCTTACTTTTAGCACCGAAGGCCAGTTTAATGGCATTCAGCTATTTGTAACCAATAGCGACGAGCTGAAATCAGAGCTTAAGGTGATTACTCCCCTCCTCAAGGCCGATACTGTTTTCTGGATCATCTACCCTAAGAAAAGTTCAGGTATCCAAACCGATCTGGAAATGATGAGCAGTTGGGATGCCCCGGCCCAATATGGCCTGCGCCCGGTAGCATCAGCTGCTGTTAATGAGGTATGGACTGCATTACGCTTTCGGCCGGTTGAAGCTGTAAAAGTTTCTGAAGGACGAAATGAGGCTGTACGAAATAATGAATACAGCGATTATATTGATGTAGATAATAGGATAATTACCCTGCCCGATTATGTAAAGGAAACACTGGAGCAATATCCGGGTGTGATTGATTACTTCCAGTCGCTGGCTTACAGCCATAAAAAGGAGTATGTACTTTGGATCCTCACAGCCAAACAGGAAAAAACCCGCCGGGACCGCTTAACTAAAATGGTGGAAATGCTGCAGAATAAAAAGAAAAATCCTTCGGATAAATAA
- a CDS encoding galactokinase: MKNNLHQEFIKIFNKEADNAYFSPGRVNLIGEHIDYNGGLVMPCAITFGTYLLTSPNEDGIFRFRSLNFSEQKDIPLQISYEKNGENWFNFPIGVIDRFVKDGHPLKGLDMLFYGDIPIGSGLSSSASIEVVTSYTLNDLFNSGYSKLDLVKLSKDVENNFIGVNCGIMDQFAVAFGEKNKALMLNCDTLDYQAVDSNLGDYVLAIINTNKPRKLAESKYNERVEECQAALMALQQQLDIKYLCEINSTTFEQYKHLITDPIVLKRAKHVIEENDRVKLAATALADNNLTEFGRLMYASHDSLRDLYEVSGVELDAVAEYSKTNPDVAGARMTGAGFGGCAIALVKGDAFDKFSKEVTEYYTQKIGYAPSVYSSLIGDGVGELASVTN; the protein is encoded by the coding sequence ATGAAGAATAATTTGCACCAGGAATTTATTAAGATCTTTAACAAAGAAGCAGACAACGCGTACTTTTCGCCCGGTCGTGTAAACCTTATTGGCGAACATATTGATTATAACGGTGGTTTGGTTATGCCATGCGCCATTACTTTTGGTACTTATTTACTAACCTCCCCTAATGAGGATGGCATTTTCCGCTTCAGGAGTTTAAATTTTAGTGAGCAAAAAGATATCCCGCTGCAAATCAGTTATGAAAAAAACGGCGAAAACTGGTTTAACTTTCCTATCGGTGTTATTGACCGCTTTGTAAAGGATGGTCACCCGTTAAAAGGCCTGGATATGCTATTTTATGGCGATATCCCAATTGGCTCGGGTTTGTCATCATCAGCTTCTATCGAGGTGGTTACCTCCTATACACTTAACGACCTGTTTAACAGCGGCTATAGCAAGCTCGACCTGGTTAAACTGTCAAAAGATGTAGAAAACAACTTTATAGGTGTTAACTGCGGTATCATGGATCAGTTTGCGGTTGCCTTTGGCGAAAAGAACAAAGCCCTGATGCTTAACTGCGATACCCTGGATTACCAGGCGGTTGACAGCAATCTTGGCGATTATGTACTTGCCATTATCAACACAAATAAACCCCGCAAACTGGCCGAATCAAAATATAACGAACGCGTAGAGGAGTGCCAGGCAGCTCTAATGGCCTTGCAACAGCAACTGGACATTAAATATCTTTGCGAGATCAATAGCACTACTTTTGAACAATACAAACACCTGATAACCGATCCGATTGTGCTGAAACGCGCAAAACACGTAATTGAAGAAAATGACCGTGTAAAACTGGCCGCAACGGCCCTTGCAGATAACAACCTGACCGAGTTTGGCAGGCTGATGTACGCCTCACATGATTCCCTGCGCGATTTATATGAAGTAAGCGGTGTTGAACTGGACGCTGTTGCCGAATACAGCAAAACCAACCCTGATGTTGCCGGTGCCCGTATGACGGGTGCAGGTTTTGGCGGTTGTGCTATAGCATTGGTAAAAGGTGATGCTTTCGACAAATTCAGCAAGGAAGTAACCGAATATTACACGCAAAAAATTGGCTATGCACCTTCAGTTTATAGCTCGCTTATTGGCGATGGTGTAGGCGAACTCGCTTCAGTAACTAACTAA
- a CDS encoding GNAT family N-acetyltransferase, whose protein sequence is MLNPNFNPFPVLITERLILRRFTYNDAADLFEMRSNETVMQYIHRPINKTIDDAVALIDVIEELLGKNDGITWCICLKNNNKYIGSIGFWRIEKDSHRAEIGYLLNPVFQGRGLMQEAITAAIDYGFNVMKLHSIGAYVSPGNFASIKLLLKNNFVQEAYFKEDHLYNGRFEDTMVYSLLTQT, encoded by the coding sequence ATGCTTAACCCTAACTTTAATCCGTTCCCTGTTTTGATAACTGAACGCCTCATATTAAGGCGTTTTACCTATAATGACGCCGCCGATTTGTTTGAAATGCGATCGAACGAAACCGTGATGCAGTACATTCACCGACCAATAAATAAAACCATTGATGACGCCGTTGCACTGATAGATGTGATAGAAGAACTGCTTGGCAAAAACGATGGGATTACCTGGTGTATCTGCCTGAAAAACAATAATAAATATATTGGGAGCATAGGTTTTTGGCGGATAGAGAAAGACAGTCACCGTGCCGAGATCGGGTATCTTTTAAACCCGGTATTTCAAGGGCGGGGACTTATGCAGGAGGCAATAACAGCCGCTATTGACTATGGTTTTAATGTGATGAAACTGCATTCTATAGGAGCTTACGTAAGTCCGGGGAATTTCGCTTCAATTAAATTATTGCTCAAAAACAATTTTGTGCAGGAGGCTTATTTTAAGGAAGATCATTTGTATAATGGTCGTTTTGAGGATACGATGGTTTATTCGTTATTAACACAAACTTAA
- a CDS encoding RNA methyltransferase, whose protein sequence is MRKLKLDELNRATVDEFKAQDKLPVAVVLDNVRSMHNIGSIFRTSDGFAVEQICLCGITAQPPHREIEKTALGATQSVHWTYYETPLQAVEQLRKDGYEIIAIEQAENSTMLHEFKPTEDGKYALIFGNEVNGVSDEVMQVIDACIEIPQFGTKHSFNVVVSAGIVLWDFFAKMAI, encoded by the coding sequence ATGCGCAAATTAAAATTGGATGAGCTGAACCGGGCTACGGTTGATGAATTTAAAGCACAGGATAAATTACCGGTAGCTGTAGTGCTGGATAACGTGCGCAGTATGCACAATATCGGCTCTATTTTCCGCACCTCCGATGGTTTTGCAGTTGAACAGATCTGCCTTTGCGGCATCACCGCCCAGCCACCTCATCGCGAAATTGAAAAAACTGCCCTTGGCGCAACCCAGTCTGTTCACTGGACCTATTACGAAACCCCCTTACAAGCAGTTGAGCAATTGAGAAAAGATGGTTACGAGATCATAGCCATTGAGCAAGCCGAAAACAGCACCATGCTGCACGAGTTTAAACCTACCGAAGATGGCAAATACGCCTTGATTTTCGGGAACGAAGTAAACGGCGTAAGCGATGAGGTGATGCAGGTTATTGATGCCTGTATCGAAATCCCCCAGTTTGGCACTAAGCATTCGTTCAATGTCGTAGTATCGGCAGGGATAGTGCTTTGGGATTTTTTTGCTAAGATGGCGATATAA
- a CDS encoding DUF1761 domain-containing protein yields the protein MNFQLINWLAVMVAALSAFLVGGIWYSPALFANAWMADNKLTSSELQASNKGRAFGFTAFFSIIMAVNLAMFLADAKTDLAWGATAGFLAGIWTFCAIAIHSLFELKSWRLIFINGGYSVVSLTLMGVILGAWR from the coding sequence ATGAATTTTCAACTTATCAACTGGCTGGCCGTTATGGTTGCAGCATTATCCGCGTTTTTAGTTGGCGGTATCTGGTACTCTCCTGCCCTGTTTGCCAATGCATGGATGGCAGATAATAAACTAACCAGTTCCGAATTACAGGCTTCCAACAAAGGCAGGGCCTTCGGCTTTACAGCGTTCTTTTCTATCATTATGGCTGTAAACCTTGCTATGTTTTTAGCCGATGCAAAAACCGATCTTGCCTGGGGAGCTACAGCAGGTTTCCTTGCCGGTATCTGGACATTCTGCGCTATTGCAATCCACAGCCTGTTTGAGCTTAAAAGCTGGCGGCTGATATTCATAAACGGGGGTTACAGCGTGGTATCTTTAACCCTGATGGGCGTGATATTAGGTGCCTGGAGATAG
- a CDS encoding GNAT family N-acetyltransferase has protein sequence MEHVLDNPAWNALSTGNKAFAGGNDIAKYFPKEVSPFVAIPEISAENFNLLYDIIPFESHFIFIAPHDIVIPEQWNIVHYLKCLQMVFEGEVPAGFADDDLSPLAEQHVPQMLELTQLTNPGPFIERTIEFGHYQGIFDGDKLVAMAGQRLNPAPYAEISAVCTHPDYLGRGFAGKLLLNQAKRIKAASEIPFLHVKSENERAIKVYEKIGFVTRKEMSFYVLRK, from the coding sequence ATGGAACATGTACTTGATAACCCGGCCTGGAACGCCCTTAGCACCGGTAATAAAGCTTTTGCGGGCGGTAATGATATAGCTAAATATTTCCCGAAGGAGGTTTCGCCTTTTGTTGCTATTCCTGAAATATCTGCTGAAAATTTTAACCTGCTTTACGATATAATTCCTTTTGAGAGCCATTTTATCTTTATTGCCCCGCACGATATTGTGATCCCGGAGCAATGGAACATAGTACACTATCTGAAATGCCTGCAGATGGTTTTTGAGGGAGAGGTACCTGCTGGTTTTGCTGATGACGATCTGTCGCCGCTTGCAGAGCAACATGTACCGCAAATGCTTGAGCTTACTCAACTAACCAATCCAGGCCCTTTTATAGAGCGAACCATTGAATTTGGTCATTATCAGGGCATTTTTGATGGCGATAAACTGGTTGCTATGGCAGGCCAGCGTTTAAACCCTGCACCTTATGCAGAGATTAGCGCTGTTTGTACACACCCCGATTATTTGGGGCGTGGTTTTGCAGGAAAACTGTTATTAAATCAGGCTAAACGCATTAAAGCTGCTTCTGAAATTCCATTTCTACATGTGAAAAGTGAAAATGAAAGGGCTATCAAGGTATATGAAAAAATTGGTTTTGTAACGAGGAAGGAAATGTCGTTTTATGTGTTGAGAAAATAG
- a CDS encoding YciI family protein — MKQYLVTAYDYTDAEAFERRLGARPHHLDGARALKANGNFVLGGAMLNEEGKMIGSTMIVQFETDEEMEAWKQNDPYVTQKVWEIVDVKPFKVADV; from the coding sequence ATGAAACAATACCTCGTTACTGCCTATGATTATACCGATGCCGAGGCATTTGAACGTCGTTTAGGCGCCCGCCCTCACCATCTTGATGGTGCCAGGGCTTTAAAAGCCAATGGTAATTTTGTGTTAGGAGGAGCTATGCTGAACGAAGAAGGCAAGATGATTGGCTCAACCATGATAGTACAGTTTGAAACCGACGAAGAGATGGAAGCCTGGAAACAAAATGATCCGTATGTTACTCAAAAGGTATGGGAAATCGTTGATGTAAAGCCCTTTAAAGTGGCCGACGTTTAA
- a CDS encoding aldo/keto reductase — MASTTSSFEKTFTIGGDITINRLGYGAMRITGSGIWGPPKDKEESIRVLKRAVELGVNFIDTADSYGPNVSEELIAKALHPYPTDLLIGTKGGLLRTGPNEWPVDASPEHLNEALEGSLKRLQVDRIDLYQLHRIDPKVPAEKSFEFLQKAQQEGKIRHIGLSEVSVEDIKLAQQYFEVVSVQNMYSVDNRKWEAELEYTRDHNIAFIPWFPLGGGNVQGEDMLGRIAAKHDATIHQVALSWLLHHSPNILLIPGTSSVKHLEENMRTADIQLSDDDIDVLNSLSEA; from the coding sequence ATGGCAAGCACAACAAGTTCATTTGAAAAGACATTCACCATAGGTGGCGACATTACCATTAATCGTTTAGGTTACGGCGCAATGCGTATTACCGGCAGCGGTATCTGGGGCCCGCCAAAAGACAAAGAAGAAAGCATCCGTGTATTAAAACGCGCTGTTGAGCTGGGCGTTAACTTTATTGATACGGCTGATAGTTATGGGCCAAATGTATCGGAAGAATTAATTGCCAAAGCCCTGCATCCATACCCTACCGACCTTCTGATCGGTACCAAAGGTGGCTTGTTACGTACCGGCCCCAACGAATGGCCTGTGGACGCCTCGCCGGAGCATTTGAACGAGGCTCTTGAGGGCAGTTTGAAACGCCTCCAGGTTGATCGTATAGATCTATATCAGCTACATCGCATCGATCCTAAAGTTCCTGCCGAAAAATCATTTGAGTTTTTGCAAAAAGCACAGCAGGAGGGCAAGATCAGGCATATAGGCTTATCTGAAGTGAGCGTTGAGGATATCAAACTTGCCCAGCAATACTTTGAAGTAGTATCAGTGCAAAACATGTACAGTGTTGACAACCGCAAATGGGAGGCCGAACTGGAATACACCCGCGATCATAACATCGCCTTCATTCCATGGTTTCCGCTTGGCGGCGGTAATGTACAGGGCGAAGACATGTTGGGCCGTATTGCTGCGAAACACGATGCTACCATTCACCAGGTGGCGTTAAGCTGGTTATTGCATCATTCGCCAAACATTCTGCTTATCCCCGGCACATCAAGTGTTAAACATTTGGAGGAAAATATGAGAACCGCCGATATTCAGCTGTCAGATGATGATATAGATGTATTGAACAGCCTGTCTGAAGCATAA